Part of the Vigna angularis cultivar LongXiaoDou No.4 chromosome 1, ASM1680809v1, whole genome shotgun sequence genome, CTCTTAGGTATGCCGAATACGAATGTCCAAAACCTAAGGTAAGAGAATCAGGGCCTGAGGTTCACCCTTTTGAGAAGAGTATCACTTCAATAAGCACAAACATGTTTTGATGCAGGTGTGGTCTTTAGTTTGATTATCGAATGCCTCAACTATTGATTTGGCATGTTTGGTTGGAATTGGGTCACGGGTGCTTGGCTGAGTTGAGTAGAAGTTCTTTGTTATATTGCGAATGTATTAGAACTGCTAGCTACTTTGGTTTCACAGAAACACACAATCGTATTTTCTACTTTTATTCTGGTTGATTGTGCACAATTTGAAGTTTATCAAGATAATTGAAAAGCTTGCGAACAACTATTTGTTATCAAGTGCCTTCTTTTGCTTTGTTTCCAGAAAATTAGTATTCCAGAGGAGAAATTAGAGTATCTGAATTAGCTAGCCTAAATTACCGTTCAAACTTGTGTATTAGTCATGTAGAGTGAGGTGAAGTGGGGTGGCGCATTCAGTTTGAAAATCTGAGCTCTACAATTCAGCATGATTTTCTGATCTTTCACTTGCCTTTATAGCTTCTAACTAGTGCTTTAAAATGGTGTCAAATTTTACAGTAACAAAAAGGAAAGTGTGAAGAAATCTAATAGGTAAAGTGGTTGGGAGGACTATTCAACTTTGAGGTGACAAAAGCAAAAGCTACAAGGGAGAGGGGGGTAAAGAAAATGTTGGTGATGCTCTGGTCTGCTACAAATAATGGTAAATTCAATATTGTGTAAGGATTGTGGAAATCTATGTACGTCTTATAAATGCATTGGTAAATAGGGTGATGTCATGTGATGTATGCATTGGTAAATTATTTCTCTGAATCACGTTAGCTTTTTCCGTTCATCTCCGGCATTCTTCCATTAGAATTACCTTAGGCTTGAATAGGTGAAAGAGGATTTAACACAGGACAAAggaatataaaaagttaattatataatatttttggattttataatatcttataataatcttataatgttgtttgtctttatttttcttttcctccaaAAGAAAcgataattttgttttatttagcTTAGTACTAGTTAAATAACTCGTCCGGGCTGGTTATTAAACTTATTATTGTTTAGTTCTATATATGTCCATGTGTAAATAGTTATAGTATGCATATTAATATTAGTATACATATGCAAATATCATTCAAAGAAAACAACCATTTCGTAAACATCTTTGCACTTGCATGAAGATTAAATATATACACAACTTTGTAAGAGATgctaataataaatgttttaaattaaaatattgttgacCGTTTTATtgcaaataaataacaattattgaAATTACACACATATAGAGAGAGATATTAACTAACTAAATACAAACACAATTATACATAATGTAATATTGTACAGGTTTAagattttaatcttttcttaaaaaagatTATCACTCAagattaattgaaaataataagataaaaatatcaatacataaattaagatatattttaaataataatcaagtGAAACATAAGTTAAAGATGTAGACCTAAATCCTTAAGAAACTTACAAATCGAAAAAAAATACCTCATTACAAAtagaacttaaaaaaaatatatcaatgcAAGAAAATACTTAATTATAAACAGGAttgatagaataaaaaataaataaaatattttgagttAAAGGATGGTTGAGAAAAAgttttccttttgtattttattaatttgatttgttacttttaaacaattttatataaaatgttttcaaaGTGATCTTAGGTGTTGTTTCCGTCAcctttattaaatttattattgaaggaataaatttatttttaatgaaaaaaaggaGACCGGATGGCGAGGGGAAAGAAAGTGTGTCGGTGTGGTTGGATGGAAGAGGTAAAAgggatgatgaagatgaaaatcaaattataatattgatttatttacgggttaactcatatttttctttattttatttatacgtttcagttttatcttttattttataaaattattttaggcttttactttttttaaattgatcaaTATGATTCTTTTAAAATGTTGTCGTTTTCTATTTTaggaaaaaagtttaaatattttttatcttattcaaAAGgtgaatttgttttattagaTTCGTTTACATGAAAACCGGATAATCCAACTTGTTCTATTTGATCAACTTATAAAAGATCTTTTaagaataaacaaaattttggaGACCACCTttcaaaactattaaaatattttcttacttttaatttttccatttcGGAAAGTCagttaagtaaaataaaaaagcttactttaaaataacgcaaaacaacataaaattatCCTGAGTTTTATTTACCAAAAGTAATAAAACAGggttaaaaaagtaataaactaTAGAACTTTctttaagtaataaataaaaacaataattaagtGGATAcgatttattattttcttttattctcttgcaaaataatttataattaattattataaatgtttCTTATTTACGACTTTTTGACAGGTGCTTTGGTGGTTAATTTTTGTTTCCGGATAGAATTAAAATGTTTTcgaaaaaaaatggtttaatatatgttaaagcGGATTGGATCAGGTcaattttatatcttattttctcttaaaaagtattatattaaatatctggattgatttaattaaatttgaatttcaattcaattttacaaatattctagcagtttttgaatttcaattcaattttacaaatattctAGCAGTtcaattatgatattttaatatagtttttcaaTTCACGGTAATTTGGATTGATTTAACGTGTGAATAAACACCGTTAATTGGCACGCTTTAGCTACAAAGAGACACATTACACTACACTCACACCTACTCGACACAACCGAACTCGTTTCAATTTCTCTCCGAAATCAATCTATAAGAATACTTGTGTTGTGTCTGAGAAATCAGCGAGACTGCAAAATGGACGATACTGACACAAAACAGCGAATCGAGGAAACAGTTCGCAGGATTTTGCAAGAGTCGAACATGGACGAGGTTACGGAGTCTAAGATTCGAAAGGAGGCCTCCGAGGAGCTCGGTCTCAACCTGTCTCAGCCCCAATTCAAAGGCTTCGTGAAGCAGGTCGTGGGGGCTTTTCTGCAAGAAAAGGTGCAAGAAATAGAAgaacagcagcaacaacaagaagaaaatgatgagggagaagttgaagaagaacaaGGAGAATCCAAGGGCAAGGAGTACGATAATGAAGGCAATCTCATCATCTGCAAGGTTTGTTCGGTTTTTCTTTCCTCTGAACCGCTTTTACCATTTTACAGGTGGCAATGGGAAAAGGGTTCCTTgggttaattttgtttttggatttcAGCTTTCAGCGAAGAGAAGGGTGACCGTTCAGGATTTCAGAGGGCAAACGTTGATCTCCATTCGCGAGTACTATAATAAAGATGGCCGGGAACTTCCTTCTAACAAAGGTAGCTTGTGTTATTTGTTTTGGTTAAGCCTTTTTTTCGATTCTCTTGTTTCCTTTGGTAAAGGAGTTTTGGTTTTGGATTGTGGGGACActgaaagtttttatttttcttttgtgtatgtggaatgtagAAATGATACACGTACGCCTCGATTTTGTATACACTTATTGAACATTTTTGTATACATCTGTTAAAGActtgatttttctttctatttttcttttttgtgaaaTCATATATTCTATAAACCTGTGACTTTTATTCTCTCTACTTGAATATCAAATGTTAATCAATATCTTGGGTGGACAAGAATCATTTTACCTTTCGAAATAGGGGCAGTTGGCGGTTTTTGTTttgaacttttttaattatgatcaaatcCTTGTCGTTAACATGAAGCTAATTATCAGAGAGGGGGACTGGAAAAAACGTTCCTTTCTGATATTCAGTGGTTTCTTAACACATCTTTGCATAGTGGTTTAAGTTTAGTGTATGAGTTGAAGACTGTGCTGACATCATATGATATTTGAGGCCATTTATTTAGGACTTTtttggtgtgtgtgtgttgaCTTCGTGTTGTGTAATGTTCGGTGCACTCCTTCCGTATACATCGCATTGAAAATCAAAGGCATTAGCCGTGTCTTTAGCCTATTATATATGGCTGCCGTTCTGTTTCACATAAACATCTAGTTGAGCACATAAAAAAAGGTTGCGGACTTGGTTATGGAATTAGATTAGCCTTGAAATAGTAACAGTGTGGGATCGAAATGCGATATATCTAAGAAACAGTTGAACCAAAAGGGGTTTTGGTTTCCTCTCAGCATTACACCTTTATGTTAATTGGActggtgtatatatatatatattccttgcACAGATCATTAAAGTGTCTTGATTTGAAACTACGTGTCTTTAGTATCATATTTTGTTGGACTACACATATCAACTTCATGTTGCTAATTTGACTAGATAGAAGCCTCAGTGTTGCAGTTGGCATGCCAAAATTCTTCTAGTCAAGAATTCCCTCTGCACTATAGCACGAAAGTGCCTATGCCTATTTGAGCCTTACTAGTCCTGCATTCCTGTGTGATGTGAAACAAACACTATTGCATGGTGAGATCAGTACTATTCTGCATTTGGTTTTGTCAACTTGATACTTGCTAGTTGTTATGCCCACGTGTGGATTGATAATAAATAGGACCTTTTACtaagaaaaaggtaaaaggaAAATTCTGTATCTGCATTGATTATATGTTCATAGTTAGTTCTTCATTAAGTTTATCTTTTCTTATCTAATCCAGAACTAGAACTAAGAAAAGAAAGTAAGGTTTGTGGCTGCTGTTTCAGACAAGTGGCGCTGAGTGTAGCAATTTggcctttatttttatttgtttccttGTGTAACTCATGATGCTTATCATGATCTATAACTGAAAGGTTATTTCCTAATTCTGACTTCCTTTGTCTTTCAGGAATAAGTTTGACTGAAGAGCAGTGGTCTGTCTTTAAAAACAATCTGCCTGCCATAGAAAAAGCCATTAAGAAAATGGAATCTCGTTGATACAAGGGTGTGAGGATTTACATACATACCTCACTCATCAAGGACATACTAAGTAGCTTTGCTTGTATCTTTTTGGTGAATAGCACCATGGTGCCATTTTAATGCTATGGACCATTTTGGGACCTGGAGTCACTGTGAATCATGTACTATTCAAGTGTTTTGCAACCTGATTTGGTAGAGCCATTTCAGGAAGACTCTGGAGTAAAGTTATCATGAAAGTCACTTTAAATTAAACACATTATTCTGTTATTTCCCTTCAATATCGTTCTTACTCTTTTTTACGTGAAGGCTTTCAAAATTACTCCCAAcccaaaagtaacaaaaagCATGTTTTTCCTACCgtaattttaaaccaaaagatataaaaaaaaatgcgtTCCACCTTATGCACTTCCAATATACGTTAAACACCTTCAGATGGTAATTTTAATATAGCTGAAGTCGTCTCAGcgttttctaattatattttaacgaTGGTTGAGTTTAGTTTGGTAAAATGTAGAAGAAAGCTGGATTATGATATAAACTGCGGATAGTCATGGATACTGATATCTTATTGTGTCCCCAGGGAAAAAACATTGTGAGTTAGGTAGTAGTAGTAGGTCGATTCTTAGCGGTCAGAatcatttagtttttatttctttttgttttttaaacttCACGAGGTTAATGAAATTATATAGGAAATTAAAATTGAGCCGTGGGATTATGATAAGGCAAGGTTACTTGTACGAAGTTGAATGCAGATAATTGAGGTTCCTACATCGTATTGTTGATGATGGACTATGTCGTCTAGACTGCATTCAAACATATGATCCAACTGGTCTTGTCAACCAGCAAATATGTCTTCAAACctgattattataaaaatataaaaataaatacttctTGTTCTGGGTGGGAAGATTGAAAAAAAGGTTCTGAAGAAAAGATTTTTCACGGAAAATTTAACTTGTTCTCGTGAAACAGTTCCATGTAGCACTGCATTTAGGATCAAACTTTAACCACTTTTCAAGCCATGCTCAGAAAAACATGGATGGGCAATCCATAACATCTATCTGATTccttaaaaaacattaaattcacTCAAACATCAGTGACATAACTCTCTGTTTCTGGTGTTTTAGTCCTGAAGATGATTAATCGGTGTCTTGTGACCCATTCTTGGGGTAACTATGATGCAGAAACAGAAATCTGGAAATACTATCAAACTGGAAAATCTTTAACAATCCTTACATTCATTAAAATTTGGACAGGTTGTCCAAATATATATGCAGTTCATGGACCTATTCGTCATGGAAAACCTAACACACTTCCTAAGTGCTTTCTCCATAGCTTATACTCGTATCTAGAAACCCTTTCCCTAACAAGACCCCAGATACAAATTAGAGCCTGCAGTGGCATTGGCAGTGTCTTTGGCAATTTTCCCACTAAAGAGTGTTGTCTTCCAGCCCACTTTCCAAGTGCTCATGGTTGGACTCCTTGAAGGACTAGTGGTAGAGCATCCACTTGCAGCCATCCTCATCTTCTCAATCAGAGCTTCAGTATTCACCTGCTCTGACAAAATCTCCTCCAGTTGCCTCTGCTCAATCACCAACTTCACTCTCCACACGCCATTCTTAGCCGCTGGCAACACTTCAAGCGCCGACCCATTTGACAAATTCTCAACATAATCACACGCTGCAGACTTACTTCGAAGACCTCCCACTCCTTCTTCAACTCCAACATTGTCACAGCAACTTTTTTGCCCCTCCTTCAACGGAAGAAGATAATAGAAAAGACCATAGCTTAACCTCTCTTGCTCTGGCAAAGGTTCTGAAGCATGACCCTGGCGGAAAATACCATAACCAGGGTAATGTTGAAGCACTTGAGCCACAGTCTTGGGAGCTTTGAACTGCAAAATGGCTCCGCTGTCACTCATAACCCGAATAGTATGGTGACACTCTCCAGTGGTACCCTTCATGGAACAATTCCCCATTTGCTTGATTTTCAGTGAACCTTTCAATGTTCAATGTTGAATGTTTCTCCACTCCAAGcttatatattaaagtttgaaaattggTGTGTGAAAACTTTTCCTCACACACGTTACTGTCTTATTTGgactttgtttatttttattggtgAAGTTATCTCAGCGGCGCGCATGTGAAATTGGACCGTTGGCAACTGCTATGACAAGTGTGCTACCTGTGATGACCCATCCAAAgggaaaacaacagaaccagaCCAGATTCTCAAATTTAATACTATTCAGaatcatatttatttcaaatatccGCTCCAGACCCTCTGCATCCCTGTCTTCTGTGTGCTGCTCCTTCTACACGTTCATTTTATcagttatatttatatatttttttatgattaagtTTAAccgaatttatttattttaacttaaatccaaacagttcattattattttcaaaaacattgtCACCCCAAAATGCCATTTACAGAAACAACTACAAAAtgaaaattctttaaaatttaattacaaaaacaaacatGTTTGTTAAATGgacctttttaaaaaaacaatatttaaatataaaaatttaatttttatttatgtattattacaaatatttgttaaatttaaaaatattttttacgtTGCTTAGTTTCAGATTTAGTTATTATATGTGATAATTGACTATCTTTCACACTAAATATAAGTATaagtttttcttcatttctctatacactcattttttattttcttcattccaAACTACAGTAGGTGTTATTTAAGTTATAAGTGACTCTGAATTTTGTAAGtcttttaaatatacaaacaattcaataatttttttttaaaaaaaacaagcaactattttataattttataaaaagagtGTACTTTGAATAACTTTCAAAGAgttgtttgaaaaagaaaatatcagaaatttaaaaactgaaaatttacAGATACTAAAGGTAAATATATGGAAAAACTTAAAACCCTATTTTACAAATTGCTATACTAATCCAAATTGTCTTTGGTTtgtgaaaaaagagaaaatgaatgatGTTAATTTGGTGCAAAGGGACAAAAGTTGtctgttaaaaaaatattgaattactTGTATGAACATCATTTGTGGATCTTAAGGATGATTAGTTGAATTTTTAGTTGGAACTGAACAAAATTCCTACAATATTTGTCCCGAATTGAAGCACTTTTGGATAAATGATCATAGTTTTactaagaaaacaaatattagaAGATGCCTTCACTTCACGGGACATACTTTTTTTTGTCTATGTGGTCCGTGACATTGCTCCAGTTTCCCAGTTTTTTCAGCCATGTCAAACCCATTGGGATCATCACATGTTACTGttacttctttttttatgttggaaatattatctttaaatatttttttctaattgtttCCTATAACAAAATATTCCCACAAACATTCATAGAATTTGTGCAAGAGTGCATGAATGAACCTTCATCAACTACTGTCTGACAAGGTTTGGATTTTTTAATGCAAGAATATGCTTTGTCTTTATAAAACATCATGTTACTGTTTTCTATAAGAGTATACGAATTAATAAGTGTCAGCTAATAATTATAAGTAAATGAGGAAATAtaacacaaaaatattaaagataattgTTTTGGATATGGTCAAGTCTTTGCATAAACTAATCGGTTTTTAACAAGTTGTTCACGTAAAAGCTGTTAATCAAACACTTGTAAGGAATATTGGTTAGGTCATCCAGTATTAAAATCATATCAGTTGATAAtacaagaataataaatatgtaattaatgtataatttattttcttatctcaagtcattatttataaattttgtgataattttttaattaaaattaacttaattacaGTTAAAATATGggtaattgttatttaattttcaagtgaatgattttagaattaatttactttaattCGATCGATCATGCTTATACCGTTTGATGTAATAAGATTGATAATCTAACTAAAAATTTATCAGACAAATATGTTGTACAGTAATCATGATTTATGATCATTACAAAAGTAATTAGGTGATTATCAATGATATTATCTGTACTATTATAGGTAGAagtaaattgaaaagaaaaaaaaagtgaatatgTCATTTCTGCAGTTAGTACTGTCatacgaaaaataaaattaatttagagtAAGCAATCAAATACTGGGAATTATTGTGTAATAATCCTTTAATAACGTAAAATTACAAAAGAGtgaataataacattaaattaaattaaaagcgAGCAAGATTCAGAAAAACGGAAAGTtcaattttacttaaatattttcttttgctcCAATATAATAATTTGGTTATTTGGacatatgtttttatttgaGTGAAATGGGCGTATTGGCATGAAAGATGAGAATGAACATAGGGCCAAAAGTAAAACAACAAGGGGTGTTGCTGCCTCCTCTACCACCACAGCATGCTTCCTCTAACTTCCCAAActtttttaattccaattcTATCTTTggattaaaacttttttacttttactatttaggattttttaattaatttgaaaccctaTTTCTACTCATTTTTTTTGGCAGTTGCACCCCCACATCCCCACCCATCTCTCACGGATTTCTCTCTTCCCCATTTCTGTCTTACATATACTAAAACAATTGCTCTTGTACCTAATATTATGTTCATAACCATTACATTGTTTACTTAAACTTTCTATGACATTGCTCTCGTATCATTATcattaaatttctaattttaggattaaatatatttttgtcatatatcaaaatttgtaATGGTTTTCAATCCTCATACttcaaaagtaataatttaGTCCTTGATTCAACTGCGTTAAAATGTTGTACGTAAATTTTGTccacattttattgaattaaaattaaattattttctggATTGCTTAGGGTTCTTTGTAACTTTAATGACATTTTCCCTAGCTTCAACCAACCCAATTCTCAAACTCAGCCACTACCAATTTCACTACCACTCCAATCCTCTTCTTCTGCAATCTCATGTTTGATCAAACTCACCATCATCACTTTCACTTTCCTCTGCACCAATTTTACACATAAAACAGATATTACAAAACTCTGTCTTTTTCCCCATTCACACACACCATTGCAACAGGGACCTCTCTCCATCACACGCCCTCTACTTTTCTACCTTCCTTTCCAACATTCCAACAACACAGACTAATCAATTGAAAAAGTCCAACAACACAGACTAATCAATCgagaaaagattaaaataaataactggTAAGGATAGAAGGTGAAGTGGCGTAGTGGTGGAAGGGAACGACGATGGTGGCACTGGCGTTGTCCCCGGTCACGATGAGCAACAGTTGTGGGTGGGGCTCGACAAAGATCAAGACACGGTGGCTGGATTTGATGTTTTCGCGCATGAAAATAGGAGGTGACTGACGTTGTTGACACCGACAAGCACTTCGACTCCAATTGGTGTCGTCGTCCAAAGCTCAGACCGACAAGATGGCGAGCGGCGTTGAGGCACTAGATTCCGATGGTGGTGACATGCGCGTGGAGAAGGAGAATGGGGAAGAAAAGTTCCTTGAGCGTTGATAAAAAAGGCCACACGTGACAATTGTTTCAGTATATGTCTgcaacagaaaaagaaaaagaaatgagagAAAGTGAAACGAAAACGGAGGAAGAGAGGAATCAATGAGAGATGAGTGGGTGCAGCGCAACAAAAATGagtagaaataaaattttcaaattaattaataaaatgataaatagtaaaagtaaaaaagttttaatctaaggataaaattagaattaaaagaaTTTGGAGAGATGGAGGAAGCATGGTGTGGTGGTGGAAGGAGCAACACCCTGGTGGTGTCTATGGGCTTTGGGCTGGGCTTTAACAATCATTGAAAAAAGGGTTTTCTTTGTGCACCTCCCTTTTCTCTTCATGtattgcataaaattcaaaaaccTCACTTTATCCTTGTTTGGTGTTCCTAGCCCGAGCTGGTAGCCAACACTTTAGCAGTGTGTGGCACTGAACCACAGTTTATTCCAGAAATAGTTAGAATAGTATTTTTGGATCTAAAAAtatctttgaaaaatattttaatatttttaattggatattgtaaaagtcaaaatatttgtttgaaacacttaatccaaaatatatttattatacattttggatttactgttttgaaatatatttacatatttagaAATACTTTTTGAAACATTTAGTTtagtgtgaaaaatatttttatattcaagaaaatttaatctaaaatatattttttatacatttaagattgagtattttaaaaaatacttttagattaaaaaataacttctgAAACACTCGGTCTGATAATTTTAACGAGGGATTGTTTGGGAATAATAGGTTTTATAGGGGTGCCGGAAGGAAAAAAGGTGGTGGAGGAAGAAAGGCAAAAAGAAAGTTTGGTTGGAAGGGAAAATATCGAAAAAGCTTGGCATTATGCGTTGTGTAGATGTTGTGGTGGAAATGAGAAGCATGTAATGCATGGTGCAGAGAcagagagaagaggagagggACCAAACTAGAATTGATTGTTTGTGGTGGCTATAACTGGCAGGTCCACGTGTCCACGTAAAATAACACACACTCACACATTTCTCTTATCTCTCGCTTTCCATAATTTTGTCCATTATAATCCTAACCACACGGATAATCTCTCTACCAAAGCCACATAACTATAATATCACACTCCAACCACGCCTATATCAACCTAAACATTATCATTATCTCTACTtcccttttttattatatttttaatttatgaacttaaatatataaaattgaaatttcttcatctttcacatTTTGGTCCTAAATTTATTAATGTCACTCTACCTACCATTTCTCCGTCCATAGATGCTTTATAATTCGA contains:
- the LOC108322922 gene encoding uncharacterized protein LOC108322922, whose product is MGNCSMKGTTGECHHTIRVMSDSGAILQFKAPKTVAQVLQHYPGYGIFRQGHASEPLPEQERLSYGLFYYLLPLKEGQKSCCDNVGVEEGVGGLRSKSAACDYVENLSNGSALEVLPAAKNGVWRVKLVIEQRQLEEILSEQVNTEALIEKMRMAASGCSTTSPSRSPTMSTWKVGWKTTLFSGKIAKDTANATAGSNLYLGSC
- the LOC108322901 gene encoding RNA polymerase II transcriptional coactivator KELP, coding for MDDTDTKQRIEETVRRILQESNMDEVTESKIRKEASEELGLNLSQPQFKGFVKQVVGAFLQEKVQEIEEQQQQQEENDEGEVEEEQGESKGKEYDNEGNLIICKLSAKRRVTVQDFRGQTLISIREYYNKDGRELPSNKGISLTEEQWSVFKNNLPAIEKAIKKMESR